The following proteins are encoded in a genomic region of Serinus canaria isolate serCan28SL12 chromosome 13, serCan2020, whole genome shotgun sequence:
- the DRD1 gene encoding D(1A) dopamine receptor, whose translation MTWNDTTMDGEGLLVERDSSSFRILTGCFLSLLILSTLLGNTLVCAAVIRFRHLRSKVTNFFVISLAVSDLLVAVLVMPWKAVAEIAGFWPFGSFCNIWVAFDIMCSTASILNLCVISVDRYWAISSPFRYERKMTPKAAFIMISVAWTLSVLISFIPVQLNWHKAATTSVLDFNASLEGVTMDNCDSSLNRMYAISSSLISFYIPVAIMIVTYTRIYRIAQKQIRRISALERAAVHAKNCHNPGGNRSSMDCQQPESNFKMSFKRETKVLKTLSVIMGVFVCCWLPFFVLNCMIPFCEPTQPSKGAEAFCINSTTFDVFIWFGWANSSLNPIIYAFNADFRKAFSTLLGCYRLCPLSGNAIETVSINNNGAVVFSSQHEPKGSSPKESNLVYLIPHSIICPEEEPLKKEDEEGELSKTLEKMSPALSGILDYEADVSLEKINPITQNGQHKT comes from the coding sequence GCTGCTTCCTCTCGCTCCTGATCCTCTCCACACTGCTGGGAAACACGCTGGTCTGCGCAGCTGTCATTCGCTTTCGCCACCTCAGGTCCAAGGTCACCAACTTCTTTGTCATCTCCTTGGCCGTGTCAGATCTCTTAGTGGCAGTTTTGGTCATGCCTTGGAAAGCTGTGGCTGAGATCGCCGGTTTCTGGCCTTTTGGTTCATTTTGCAACATCTGGGTGGCCTTTGATATTATGTGCTCAACAGCCTCCATCTTAAACCTCTGTGTCATTAGTGTGGACAGATACTGGGCCATCTCCAGCCCGTTTAGGTACGAGAGGAAAATGACCCCCAAGGCAGCCTTCATCATGATCAGCGTGGCGTGGACTTTGTCCGTGCTGATCTCCTTCATCCCGGTGCAGCTGAACTGGCACAAGGCTGCAACCACGAGCGTTTTGGACTTCAATGCCAGCTTAGAAGGTGTAACCATGGACAACTGTGATTCTAGCCTAAACAGGATGTATGCCATCTCCTCTTCTCTAATTAGCTTCTACATCCCCGTGGCCATCATGATAGTCACCTACACCAGGATATACCGGATTGCTCAGAAGCAAATCCGGCGCATCTCGGCTctggagagagcagcagtgcatgCCAAGAACTGCCACAACCCAGGTGGCAACAGGAGCAGCATGGactgccagcagccagagagCAACTTCAAAATGTCCTTCAAGAGGGAAACAAAGGTGTTAAAGACCCTCTCGGTGATCATGGGGGTGTTTGTGTGCTGCTGGTTGCCATTTTTTGTGTTGAACTGCATGATTCCCTTCTGCGAGCCCACCCAGCCGTCCAAGGGAGCAGAGGCTTTCTGCATTAATTCCACCACCTTTGATGTTTTTATATGGTTTGGATGGGCCAATTCTTCCCTCAACCCCATCATTTATGCCTTCAACGCTGATTTCCGCAAGGCATTCTCCACCTTGCTGGGCTGCTACAGGCTCTGCCCCTTGTCTGGCAATGCCATCGAGACCGTCAGCATTAACAACAACGGGGCCGTGGTTTTTTCCAGCCAGCATGAGCCCAAAGGGTCCAGCCCCAAAGAGTCTAATCTGGTTTATCTGATTCCACACTCCATTATCTGCCCGGAAGAAGAACCTCTTAAAAAGGAAGACGAGGAGGGTGAACTGTCAAAGACCTTGGAGAAAATGTCTCCAGCACTGTCGGGTATCTTGGATTATGAAGCTGATGTTTCTTTGGAAAAGATCAATCCCATTACACAGAACGGGCAGCATAAAACCTGA